In one window of Arthrobacter pascens DNA:
- the mmsB gene encoding multiple monosaccharide ABC transporter permease: MNALKKLFGGDTRQFGMIFALVALIVLFQWLTGGITLTPGNVINLFNGNSYILILAIGMVLVIIAGHIDLSVGSVAAFVGMVVAIAMRDWNIPWFLAILLGLGLGALIGAWHGWWTAYVGIPAFIVTLAGMLIFRGAQQFVGQSNSIPVPREFQFIGAGYLPEVGPSTGYNNLTLLIGLAAVAFVVYGEIRRRRTAKALGAEVPETWVVVLKLVLICAAILYATYLFATGRPGTSFPIPGLILAVMVLIYGFISSKTVVGRHVYAVGGNRHAAELSGVKSKKINFLVMMNMSIIAGLAGMIFVARSTSAGPSDGTGWELDAIAAVFIGGAAVTGGVGTVIGSIVGGLVMAVLNNGLQLLSVGADWQSMIKGLVLLVAVAIDVYNKSQGRASIIGLMMKNFSRPSGGPGTPLQPDEVTSTKETIAREA; the protein is encoded by the coding sequence ATGAACGCGCTCAAGAAACTCTTCGGTGGCGACACCCGCCAGTTCGGCATGATATTTGCCTTGGTGGCTCTGATAGTTCTCTTCCAGTGGCTCACCGGCGGCATCACGCTCACTCCGGGCAACGTCATCAACCTGTTCAACGGCAACTCCTACATCCTGATCCTGGCCATCGGCATGGTGCTGGTCATCATTGCCGGACACATCGACCTGTCCGTCGGTTCCGTGGCGGCCTTCGTCGGCATGGTGGTGGCCATCGCGATGCGGGACTGGAACATTCCATGGTTCCTGGCTATCCTGCTCGGCCTGGGCCTGGGTGCCCTGATCGGAGCATGGCACGGCTGGTGGACTGCCTACGTGGGCATTCCGGCGTTTATCGTCACCCTGGCCGGTATGCTGATCTTCCGCGGGGCGCAGCAGTTCGTTGGCCAATCCAACTCGATTCCCGTTCCCAGGGAGTTCCAGTTCATTGGGGCCGGATACCTCCCGGAGGTGGGACCGAGTACCGGCTACAACAACCTGACCCTGCTGATTGGCCTCGCCGCGGTCGCTTTCGTCGTTTATGGCGAAATCCGGCGCCGCCGCACCGCAAAGGCCCTGGGCGCTGAGGTGCCCGAAACCTGGGTGGTCGTCCTCAAGCTCGTCCTGATCTGCGCCGCAATCCTGTACGCCACGTACCTTTTTGCCACCGGCCGCCCGGGCACCTCGTTCCCGATTCCAGGTCTGATTCTCGCCGTCATGGTCCTGATCTACGGCTTCATCTCCTCCAAGACAGTAGTTGGCCGCCACGTTTACGCAGTGGGCGGTAACCGCCACGCAGCCGAACTCTCCGGTGTGAAGTCAAAAAAGATCAACTTCCTGGTCATGATGAACATGTCCATCATCGCCGGACTGGCCGGAATGATCTTCGTGGCCCGCTCAACCTCAGCCGGCCCGTCCGACGGGACAGGCTGGGAACTGGACGCCATCGCGGCCGTCTTCATTGGCGGCGCAGCGGTGACCGGCGGCGTCGGCACCGTGATCGGCTCGATCGTCGGTGGCCTTGTCATGGCTGTGTTGAACAACGGCCTGCAGCTTCTGAGCGTCGGCGCCGACTGGCAGTCCATGATCAAAGGCCTGGTGCTGCTGGTAGCCGTAGCCATTGACGTCTACAACAAGTCGCAGGGCCGGGCATCGATTATCGGGCTGATGATGAAGAACTTCAGCCGTCCTTCCGGCGGGCCCGGCACACCGCTGCAGCCCGACGAAGTGACCTCCACCAAAGAAACCATTGCCAGGGAAGCCTGA